GGCCCCTGCCTGCTTCCGCCCAGGAGGCCGCCTGACCCGGAGCGGTCAGATCACGTGTCAAACGGGAGCGGACATTTCACTTGTCAACAACAGGAGGAAGGGGCCGGGATCCCTCAGCGGGGGGGACCCGCAGGCAGGAGCGCGGGGGGAAGGTTGGTGTAGCGGACGCGACCCTCGGGGTCGTGGATCCGGTAGATGCGGGTGGCCGGGTCGGGCCCTGGCACCCGAAGGCCGGTCAAGGGGTTTCTCCCACCGAGGGCGCGGTAGCGGGCCTGAACCCGGCGGACGTATTGCTGGGTCTCGGCGAAGGGAGGGATGCCGCCGAACCGCTGGACCGCGGTCTCCCCGGCGTTGTAGGCGGCCAGGGCGAGAGGAAGGCTCCCCGCGAACAGGTCCAGGAGCTCGCGGAGGTGGCGGGCGCCTGCCCGGATGTTCTCCTCGGGATCGTACGCGTTCCGGACGGCGTACTCCACCGCCGTGGCCGGCATGAGCTGCATCAAGCCCTGCGCGCCCCGCCGGCTGGTGGCGCCGGGATTGAAGGCGGATTCCATCTGGATGATGGCGGTGAGGAGCCGCGGGTCCAGGCCCGCGCCCGTGGCGGCCTCCTCGATCAGGGGCCAGAACCGCCGCCGCGCCCGCTCCCCTGCCGGGAGCGACGGGAGCCGCTGACCCAGAGCGTGCCGGGGGACGTTTGTGAAGAGGAGAACCTCCCCCCCGTCGCTGGTGATGGCGAGGGGCTCCTCCCCGCCGGCCGGCCCGGGGACCAGCAGCGTGAGCAGGAGGAGCGAGGCGGCAGCCGCGCGGAAAGGCATCAGGGGACCTCCCGGCCGCCGAAGGTGCAAGGCCCGTTCCAGCCTTGCGCCGGCAGCCAGGGGATTTGGCCGGGTCTTCCTAGACGATGGGGACCAGCTTCAGATCGGCCTCGGGCAGGATGTCGAAGCGGGGATCCCCCTCCTGGGTGCAGTACGCGGGGGCCTAGCGGGCGACTGTCAGCGGGGCGCCCCGCCCCCCCTGAGGCGCGCGGCCAGCACAACGGCCGCGAAGATCGCCAGCGCCGTGAGCACGACGGCGCCCCCCGCCGCGAGCGCCAGGTAGTAGGCCGCCGTGAGCCCGAGGAGCATCGCGAGCAGGGCGGTCCCCATGGCGGTCGCCAGGGCGCGGGCGAAGCTCCGCCCCACCGCGAAGCCGGTCAGGGCGGGGATGACGATCATGGCGCTCACGAGGAGGACCCCTACCATGCGCATGGCGACCACGACCGTGAGGGCGGTGAGCACCGTGAGCAGGAGGTTCAGGGCGGTGACGCGCACCCCGCTCACGCGGGCGAGGTCCTCGTTCAGGGTGATGGCCAGGAACTGCGGGTAGAAGGTGACCAGGCACGCCCCCACCACCGCGCCCAACCCCAGGATGACCCAGACGTCCCTCGGGCTCACCGTCAGGATGCTGCCGAAGAGGATCGCGAAGAGGTCGGCGTTGAACCCGCGGCCCAGGCTGATGAGGACAACCGCAAACGCGAAGCCGCCCGAGAGGAAGAGCGCGAGGGCGGCGTCGCCCTGGAGGCCTCCCCGGCTCCGGAGCCGCTCGATGGCGAGGCCCCCGGCCACCGTGACCGCCAGGGCGCCCAGGACCGGGGAAAGCCCGAGGAGGAGGCCGAGCGCCACCCCGGCCAGCGCCACGTGGGCCAGCGTGTCCGCGATCAGGGAGAGGCGGCGCGGGATCAAAAAGACGCCGATGGCCGGGCAGACCAGGGCCGTCACGGCCCCGGCGAGGAAGGCGCGGTGCATGAAGCTGTACTGGAGGAACTCGGGAAGCATGGGTTAGGGGTGATCGTGCGCGACCACGCCCACCGAGTGCCCGTACAGGGCGCTCAGGGCGGCGTCGCTCAGGAAATCGCCCGGGGGGCCGTGGAAGACGAGGCGGCGGTTCAGGCAGGCGAGGCGGGTCACCTCCCGGGTCACCACCCCGATGTCGTGGCTCACCAGGATCAGGGTCACCCGCCGGTCCCGGTTGAGGTGCCGGAGGAGGGCATGGAAGGCGCCCTGGGCCTCGGGGTCCACACCCCCCGTGGGCTCGTCCAGGAGCAGCAACTCGGGCTCGAGGACGAGGGCGCGGGCGATCAGCACCCGCTGCTGCTGTCCGACCGACAGGGCCCCGATCCGCGTCCCGGCGTGCTCCTCCATGCCGACGAGCCCTAGCGTCTGCCGGACCCGGGTGCGCCCCGGGGCGCCGGTGCGACCGAAGAGGCCGACGGTCGGCACCAGTCCGGTGGCCACGACCTCCTGGACCGTAACGGGGAGCCCAGGGTCGAGCAGGGCCCGCTGCGGCACGTATGCGACCCGGTGCCACTCCCGGAAGGCCGCCGGAGGCGTGCCGAAGAGCCGGACCTGCCCGGCCGTCGGAGTCAGGAGTCCCAGGATGATCTTGAGGAGCGTAGTCTTCCCCGAGCCGTTGGGCCCGATCAGCCCCAGGAAATCCCCGGCCTCCACGGTCAGGTTCACGTCCTCCAGGACGGGAATCCCGTCGTAGCGGAACCCGACGTTCTCGATGGCGACCGGGGTACTCATCGGCACGCGAGGGCGGTCCGGAGGTTCTCGAGGTTCTGCTCCATCAACGCCACGTAGTCTTTCCCTGCCGCCGCCTCCTCCGGCGTGAGCCCCTCGATCGGATTCAGGACGAGCGTGCGGGCCCCGACCTCCCGGGCGAGGGCCTCGGCCAGTTTCGGGCTCACCAGCGTCTCGAAGAAAATGTACTCCACTTTGTGGCGCCGCGCAAAGCGCACGAGCGACGCGAGGTGCGCCGGGCTCGGCTCCGCCTCCGGGGCGAGGCCCGCCACCGAGACCATCGTGAGCCCGTACCGCTTGGCCAGATAGGCGAACGCCACGTGGGAAACTATGATCTCACGGCGCGCGCACCGGCTGAGCCCGCGCTCGAACTTCGCGTGCAGGGCCGCGAGCCTCTCCCTGTAGGCGCGCGCATTGCTCGCATACTGCTCTGCCTGGGCGGGGTCGGCCTTCGCGAGGGCGGCGCGGATCACCTCCACCTGGGCCTGCGCCAGGACCGGATCGAGCCAAACATGCGGGTCCTGGGCCGCCTCGGCCCCTCCCGGCTCATCCTTGCTCTTCCCGCGGCTGTCGTCGTGGGCCGGGCCCCCGGCGGGCAGTAGGGCGAGCCCCTCCGTGGCATTAACCACCACCAGCTCCGCACTTCCTACGTTTTTCACAAGCGTCTTCGCCCAGGGCTCCAGGGCCGCACCGTTATAGACGAAGAGCGCCGCCTGCCGAACGCGGGCCACGTCCTGCGGCGAGGGCTCCCAGTCGTGGGGCTCGACGCCAGCCGGGACGAGCGAGACGACCTCCGCCCGGTCCCCGGCGACCTGTCGCGCAAACTCGTAGAGGGGGTAGAAGCTCGCGACCACCAGCGGCGTCGTCCGCGGAGCCGGCGCGCGCTCGCACCCGACGCCGACCAGGACGAGCAACACGAGGAGCCACCGGCGGACGCGGAGGGTGGGGTTCATCTGTCTGCTCCTGCTGCTCCTGCGCCGGGCGCGCGTGCATGGGATATATTGCAACTCATTTTCAATAGAGAGCCCAAACAATCAGCCGGCACAACTGCGACACAGCCCGAAGAGTCGCAGCTCGTGCTCCGTCACCCGGAACGCGCGCACGCGGCGCAGGCGCACGGTGAGACGGGTCAGGGCCTCATGCCCCAGGGGGCACCCCTCCAGGTCCTCGATCCGCTCGCATTCCTGGCAGATCAGATGATGGTGGTGTCCGGTGAACTGCTCGGCCAACTCGTACCGTTGCCCACGCCGGGCCCGGTCGGCCGTGCGCAGCACGCCCATCCCCATCAGGAGGTGGACGGTCCGGTACACCGAGACGAGGTTCGCGCGCCGGGACCCGAGCCGCCGGTGAATCTCCGCCACGGAGAGCGGGGCGTCACTGTCGGCCAGCACCTCGACGATGGCCAGCCGTGCCCCGGTCAGCCGGTGGCCCCGGTCCGCCAGGAGATGCGAGATCGTGTCGCGGCGAGTAGTCATAATTGCAAACCATTTGCATTATGATCGCCACGGTCGCTCCTGTCAAGCCCTTTTTGCCCCTTGTAGTAACCCACCGGGCCACCGAGGGTCTGTCAAGGAGGCGCGGGCCTTCCGCCCCCCCGGCCGGCGCGCTATAATCCGCCGACCCGCGCCGTACCCATCGGCCGCGGGCGGGAGGAGCGCATGCCAGAGGAGCCGGGCCCGCTGTTCGCCGAGCTGGTCGCCATCATGGCCCGCCTGCGGGGGCCGGGCGGGTGCCCCTGGGACCGGGAGCAGACATCCTCCTCCATCGCCCCGTACCTGCTGGAGGAGGCGTACGAGGTCCTGGAGGCGATCGGGGAGGGAAAGGCGGCCAGGCTCCGGGAGGAGCTCGGCGACCTCCTCCTGCAGGTGGTCTTCCACGCCGAGATGGCCGCGGAGGCCGGCCAGTTCACCATCGCCGACGTCCTCCGGGGCATCACCGAGAAGCTCGTGCGACGCCACCCCCACGTCTTCGGGGCGGGGGGCGCCAAGACCGCTCAGGAGGTCCTGGCCCGCTGGGAGGCGATTAAGCAGCACGAGCGCGAGGCGAATGGGGAACCGGCCTCCGCCCTCGCCGGCGTCCCGCGGCCCCTCCCGGCGCTTCTCCGGGCTCACCGCCTGCAGGAGAAAGCCTCGCGGGCGGGCTTCGACTGGCCCGCGCTCCCCCCCGTCGTGGCCAAGGTGGAGGAGGAGTGGGCCGAGCTGCGGGGGGCGCTGGCAGCCGGGCATCCCGCCCGAGTGGAATCGGAGCTGGGCGATCTGCTTTTCGGTCTCGTCAACCTGTCGCGGTTTGTCGGGGTGAACCCCGAGATGGCCCTGACGGGGACAACGGAGCGGTTTCTCCGCCGGTTCCACTACATCGAAGCCGCCCTGGCGAAGCGGGGGAAGAGCCCTCGGGACAGCACGTTGGAGGAGATGGATCGCCTGTGGGAGGAGGCGAAGCGCCTCGAGAGGGGGGAGGTGGAGCGGCCGGCACCGTAGGGGAAGCCCGGGCTGGAATGCAGCTTGCAGACCCGACGGTGCATCATGGCTGCGCGACCGGTTTCCCATCAGACGTCGGGCTGGTTGCACCGTTTCCTCCCGGGAGCGGGCGGCCTGGGGGTGCTCGTCCTGCTCCTCACTTTCGCCCCA
This genomic interval from Candidatus Methylomirabilis sp. contains the following:
- a CDS encoding metal ABC transporter ATP-binding protein translates to MSTPVAIENVGFRYDGIPVLEDVNLTVEAGDFLGLIGPNGSGKTTLLKIILGLLTPTAGQVRLFGTPPAAFREWHRVAYVPQRALLDPGLPVTVQEVVATGLVPTVGLFGRTGAPGRTRVRQTLGLVGMEEHAGTRIGALSVGQQQRVLIARALVLEPELLLLDEPTGGVDPEAQGAFHALLRHLNRDRRVTLILVSHDIGVVTREVTRLACLNRRLVFHGPPGDFLSDAALSALYGHSVGVVAHDHP
- a CDS encoding lytic transglycosylase domain-containing protein; translation: MPFRAAAASLLLLTLLVPGPAGGEEPLAITSDGGEVLLFTNVPRHALGQRLPSLPAGERARRRFWPLIEEAATGAGLDPRLLTAIIQMESAFNPGATSRRGAQGLMQLMPATAVEYAVRNAYDPEENIRAGARHLRELLDLFAGSLPLALAAYNAGETAVQRFGGIPPFAETQQYVRRVQARYRALGGRNPLTGLRVPGPDPATRIYRIHDPEGRVRYTNLPPALLPAGPPR
- the mazG gene encoding nucleoside triphosphate pyrophosphohydrolase, whose product is MPEEPGPLFAELVAIMARLRGPGGCPWDREQTSSSIAPYLLEEAYEVLEAIGEGKAARLREELGDLLLQVVFHAEMAAEAGQFTIADVLRGITEKLVRRHPHVFGAGGAKTAQEVLARWEAIKQHEREANGEPASALAGVPRPLPALLRAHRLQEKASRAGFDWPALPPVVAKVEEEWAELRGALAAGHPARVESELGDLLFGLVNLSRFVGVNPEMALTGTTERFLRRFHYIEAALAKRGKSPRDSTLEEMDRLWEEAKRLERGEVERPAP
- a CDS encoding Fur family transcriptional regulator, with protein sequence MTTRRDTISHLLADRGHRLTGARLAIVEVLADSDAPLSVAEIHRRLGSRRANLVSVYRTVHLLMGMGVLRTADRARRGQRYELAEQFTGHHHHLICQECERIEDLEGCPLGHEALTRLTVRLRRVRAFRVTEHELRLFGLCRSCAG
- a CDS encoding metal ABC transporter substrate-binding protein; its protein translation is MNPTLRVRRWLLVLLVLVGVGCERAPAPRTTPLVVASFYPLYEFARQVAGDRAEVVSLVPAGVEPHDWEPSPQDVARVRQAALFVYNGAALEPWAKTLVKNVGSAELVVVNATEGLALLPAGGPAHDDSRGKSKDEPGGAEAAQDPHVWLDPVLAQAQVEVIRAALAKADPAQAEQYASNARAYRERLAALHAKFERGLSRCARREIIVSHVAFAYLAKRYGLTMVSVAGLAPEAEPSPAHLASLVRFARRHKVEYIFFETLVSPKLAEALAREVGARTLVLNPIEGLTPEEAAAGKDYVALMEQNLENLRTALACR
- a CDS encoding metal ABC transporter permease → MLPEFLQYSFMHRAFLAGAVTALVCPAIGVFLIPRRLSLIADTLAHVALAGVALGLLLGLSPVLGALAVTVAGGLAIERLRSRGGLQGDAALALFLSGGFAFAVVLISLGRGFNADLFAILFGSILTVSPRDVWVILGLGAVVGACLVTFYPQFLAITLNEDLARVSGVRVTALNLLLTVLTALTVVVAMRMVGVLLVSAMIVIPALTGFAVGRSFARALATAMGTALLAMLLGLTAAYYLALAAGGAVVLTALAIFAAVVLAARLRGGGAPR